The following is a genomic window from Adhaeribacter radiodurans.
AGCTCTATTCTGGAAGGCCAGCCCCTTACCTATACCTTGCTGGATAAAACTATTATTATCCGGGCGAAAGCCGCTCCTCCGAAAGCAGCAATATTAAATATTGATGTAAAAGGAAAAGTTCAGGACGAAAAAGGGGAACCCTTACCCGGTGTGAGCATTCAGATAAGCGGCACTTCCCAAGGTACCGTAACCGATGCTTCTGGAAATTTTTCGATTAATGTCCCGGAAAATGCCAGTTTAATTTTTTCCTACATTGGCTATGCCAACCAAACCGTAGCAGTAAATGGCCGGGTTGAAATTACCGTTACCATGGCCGCCGATGAAAAGGTTTTAAACGAAGTAGTGGTTACGGCTTTAGGTATTTCCCGGGAAAAGAAAGCCTTAGCTTATTCGGTATCCGAAGTAAAAGGCGATGAATTTACCCAAGCCCGCGAAAACAACCTTGCCAATGCTTTAACCGGAAAAATTGCCGGGGTAAATGCTACGGGTTTATCTACGGGCCCGGGTGGTTCCAGCCGGGTAATTATCCGGGGCAATGGTTCTTTGGCTGGTTCTAACACGCCTTTATATGTAATTAACGGTATGCCCCTGGATAACTCTACGCCAGGTGGTAGCGCTACTACCAACGGAGGTGGCACCAACGTAGACCGCGGCGATGGTATTGCCGGCATTAACCCCGACGATATAGAAAGTATTTCCGTGCTAAAAGGTGGTACGGCGGCGGCTTTGTACGGTTCCCGGGCCGCCAACGGCGTTATTTTAATTACCACTAAAAAAGGCCGGGCGCAGCAAGGTATTGGCGTGCAGTATAATTCTACCTTTACCGCCGAGAACGTTTCTGTTTTCCCGGATTGGCAATACGAATACGGCCAGGGCTTGGAAGGCCGGAAACCAGCCGATGCTTCGCAGGCGATTCAAACGGGCCGCTGGTCGTGGGGAGCTAAGATTGATGGCTCTGATTTTATTGCAGCCGATGGCAAAACCCACCCGTACGTAGCTCAGAAAAATAACATTAAAAATTTCTACCAGACTGGTAAAACTTTTACTAATACGCTGGCTTTTAACGGCGGCACCGAAGCTTTAAATTTCCGGCTTTCTTTATCCGACCTCGACAGCAAAGCCATTCTTCCTAATTCTACTTACGACCGCAAAAACGCCACTTTAAGTTTAAACAGCAAAATTGGCAAAAGAATTACCATTGAAGGTTTAGCCCAGTACAACAACGAAAAAGCCCATAATCGCCCTAGTGCCGGCGATGCTACCGGTAACCCCAACTGGACGCCTTACATGATTGCCAACACCGTAGACATGCGGTGGCTAAGACCGGGCTACGATGCCAACGGCATGGAAACTCCCTGGAACGATGCCGGCGTAGCTACCAACGCTTACTTTGTAGTAAATAAATTTCAGAATAACGATAGCAAAAACCGCTTTATCGGTCAGGCCAGCATCCAGTTTAATTTGCTCGACAACTTATACATCAAAGGCCAGGTAGCCCGCGATTTTAGTAACTACAACTTCGAATCGACTATTCCAACCGGTACTATTTATACCACGGGTAGCAAAGGCGAAATGAGCCAGTTCACCAACGAATCGAGTGAAACCAACGCCATGGTCACCGCCAACTACAACACCAATCTTAGCGAAAACTTTGGTCTGAATGTATTAGCCGGTGCTAACCGGCGTAATAATTACATCCGGAGCTATAATTTAGCGGGTAACCAGTTTATTATTCCTTTTTTCTATACTTTCTCTAACTTAACCAATACCACCCAATCGCAGAGTTTTTCCGAAACCGCTACTAATTCCTTATTCGGTTCCGTAGATTTAGATTACAAAGGTTTTGCGTATTTAACTTTCACTGGTCGAAACGACTGGTTTTCGACCTTAAGCCCGAAGAACAACAGTGTTTTTTATCCATCGGTTGGTGGTAGCTTTATCTTATCACAGGCGCTGCAATTGCCCCGGGCCATTAGCTTAGCTAAGTTAAGAGCTTCCTGGGCGCAGGTTGGCGGCGGCGGACCTAATCCGTACCAGATTAATTTATCGTACAGCATGGTTCCCAGCAGTACCGTGCCCTTGCAGGACGTAACCAGCACTACCATTTCTAACCAGGTTTTAGGTCCTTTAACTTCTACTACCGCCGAAGTAGGCTTGGATTTACAATTCTTTGAACGCCGCTTAGGTTTAGATGTAACACTTTACAACCGCAAAACCACCAATGATATTGTTTCTACCGCTATTAGCCCTACTTCCGGTTTCGAGAACATAATTTTAAACGTGGGCGAAATGTACAATAAAGGAATTGAGACTTTAATTACCGGTACACCGGTTAAAACCAACAATTTCTCATGGAATACCAGCTACAATTTTGCCTATAACAAAAACGAAGTAGTGCGCTTAGCCGAAGGCTTAAACACCATTCAGATGGCTACTACGGTAAATAACTACGCCAACGTAAACAGCACGGTAGGTCAGCCTTACGGGGTAATTACCGGTTATACCATGGCCCGCGACGAAAATAACAACATTATTTTCGACCCGAAATCAGGCTTTCCGGTACGCTCGCCTTTAAAACAATTAGGTAACGGGGTAGCCCCGCTCACCATGGGCTTAACCAACGAGTTTACTTATAAAAACTTCTCTTTAAATGTGTTGCTCGACGGAAAGTTTGGCAACAAAGTTTTCTCGATGATGGAAGTGTACGGGATCCGGATGGGTTTGCTTAAAATGACTTTACCCGGCCGGGAAAATGGCTTAGAAGTTAATGGCGTAACCCCGGAAGGTGCTCCTTATTCGCGTACGGTACCTGTAAAAGATTTGCGGGTATGGTATGATAATTACAAGAATTACTCCGATGTGTTTTTACACGATGGTAGTTTCGTGAAGCTTCGTCAGGTAATTTTCACCTATAATATCCCGGCCAATAAAATTCCTATACTCAAGTTACAGAACGCTTCTATCTCTTTTGTGGCGCGTAACCTGGCCATTCTATACCGCAAAACCGACAACTTCGACCCGGAATCCAGCTTTACCAACGGTAATGCGCAGGGTTTTGAATCGTTTGGTTTGCCCCGTACCCGCAGCATGGGTGTGAATTTTATGGTTAGATTTTAATTTTTAGCGAGTAATCATCATGAAAATAAATAGCAAATTATCCTCCTTTATATATAGCCTTAGTCTCTGCGCTTCTTTATGCTTAGTCACAGCCTGCGACGATGGATTTGAAGAAATGAACGTGAATCCGAACGCTTACGAAAAAGTAGTTCCGGAATTTATGTTCAGTAAAGCTTTGTACGACGGTACCCGCAACCGGCTGGGCGGCGCCGATGGTGCCATGCAGTACACCACCAGTTTTAACGAAGTAGCCGGTTTTGGTTCTAAATACATTTTCCTCCAAGGCTCGGCGCCTTACGGCGTATTTACCAGCGCCTACACCAACGAAATTCAGGAAATTACCGATGTTATTTTAAGCATTAAAGACGACCCGAATAATAGTAATAAACTGGCAGCATCGCGCATTTGGCGGGCTTACAGCTTCCATAGAGTTACTGATTTATACGGCGACATTCCGTACACCCAGGCTGGTTTGGGTTACCGCGAAGGAATATTAAAACCGAAATACGACAAACAGGAAGATATTTACAAAGACATGCTGAAAGAGCTGGAAGAAGCTACCAGTCAGTTTGATGCTTCTAAACCAACTTTTGGTAATGCCGATGTTATTTACGGCGGCAATATTGATAAATGGAAAAAATTTGGTTATTCCCTGATGTTACGCCTGGGCATGCGCCTGACCAAAGTAGACCCAACTCTGGCCGAAGCCTGGGTGAGAAAAGCCATTGCGGGCGGAGTAATCGTAAACGATGCGGATATTGCGCAAGTACTATTCGTGGCCGGCGGCCAGGCGATCAATCAAAACCCCTTAGCCAATTCTTACCTTTCCAGCGATTACTCTGCGGCCAATGGCAGCACCAACCGCGAAGGCGGTAAATATGCCAATACGTTCATCAACTATTTACAAAACAATAACGACCCGCGCTTAAGAGTACTTTCGGTAGTTTGGGTAAATGGCAAACCCGATACTACGGCCGCTATTCAAAAAGGCATGCCGCAGAATTTCCAAACCAAACCCGCCGATTTTGTAACGTATTCCGAACCGAACCCAGCCACTTTGCTGCGCTTAGATACACCGGTTTTACTTATGACCAGCGCCGAAATGAATTTCTTACTCGCCGAAGCCGCTTTGCGGAGCTGGTATACCGGCGAAACTCCGGAACAATTATATAACAACGGGGTGCGTTCCGCCATGAAACAATGGGGCGCATGGGGCGGCGCCGGCCTTATTTCCGATGCACAAATTACTACTTATTTAGCCAGCCATCCTTACAATGCTGCTGGTACTTTAGAGCAGCAAATGGAGCAAATTCATACACAGTTCTGGGCCTCACTTTTCCCTGATTCGCAGGAAGTATTTGCCAACTGGCGGCGCACGGGCTATCCGGCTTTAGTTCCGAACAATGTTCCGGGTAATGCTACTAATGCCACTATTTTCCGGCGCATGTTATACCCAACCATTGAAGAAAGCTTAAACCCAGAGAATCTGCAGGAAGCTGTAAATCGCTTAGGGGGTAATACTTTCTTAACCCGCATCTGGTGGGATAAATAAAAATGCATTGTGTAACTTACAACCTTAAATAATTTAAAACCATTATAAAAATGAACAAGACGCCTAGAAGATCCATCTTAAAAAAGTTACTTGCCTCTGTGGCTGGCATTAGCGGATTTGGTTTAGCTGCCAAAGCGAACGGTTTGGAAAGCTCAGAAAAAGAAGCTTTTAACATTACCAACTACCAGGATGTACCCTTATTTTCTGGTTCTACCAAGCACGGTAATTTAATTTTTGTTGCGGGTAAAGGAGCTCACTTTGATGGCGATATTAAAGCGCATACCGAACACGTATTAAAAGAATTAGAAACCGAGCTAACCAAGGCGGGTTCTTCTATGCAGAAGGTGTTAAAAGTAAACGTTTACCTCGCTGACTTAAACGATTACAAAGCCATGAACGAAGTGTACAAAGGCAAATTCGGCAGCAAACCTCCGGTACGTACCACAGTTGCAACTTACGGCGGTGTACCCGGCGATTCGCTCGTAGAAATGGATTGCATCGCTTACGTGTAATTTTTTAAATTTTTTCTTTTCTGGGTTCGAAGGCTTTTTTCCTGTATTGTTTATCTTTGAGAAAAGCTTTTGGCCTAGAAAAGAAATTTTTTAAATAACTACTATGGCGCGGAAGTTACTTCCGTGTCTTACTTTAAATGCAAGCTGGTTATAATTATCTAAAGCTTTCGTTCGCATAACTAGCTGATTAGCTGTGATTTCTACCTGAAGTTGTTTCATTGCTCGCTTTCTTGTTCTTTTTGTCTTGACACAAAAAGAACCAAAAAAGTCAAGACGCTATAAATTCGCTGACCGCTCGAATAGTTTATCGTCATTCTTTGCACCTGGTTAGTGCTACTTGTTGCATAGTAGATTAGCAAAATTTTAAATTTTTAAAATTCTATCCATGGTGTCATTCAGAATGAACCTATTTAGCTACGGAGCAGCAGCAGATCAAATTTTATGAGCCTTTTAAGGCACCTATTTAATTTAAAACGCTGCTTTGAAGAGAAGTTCCCCTTTGGAGGGGGCTGGGGGAGGATTTAGGATATCTACTTTAATGCTTTGCTGTATTTAAAAACACGATTTACCTTTAGTAAATCATAATTATTAAAACAATTTTCCTTTATTAAATTACTTTTTTAGAGAAATATAATTACCCGATTCTTTATCCTTCATTCTTCATTTTAAGCTGAAGGACTAATTGATTATTGTTTAAGAATTTAACTTAGAAGCAATGCTAAAAACTTTAATTGCCGCTTTGTGCCTGTTACCTTACACGCTCGTTTTTGCTCAGAACCAACCTTACAACATTGTTATTAAAGGTGGGCACGTGATTGATCCGAAGAACAATATTGATAGCCCCATGGATGTAGCCATTACAGATGGAAAAATAGCTCTGGTAGCTAAAAACATCGACGCTAAACAAGGCATACAGGTGGTAGATGCCAAAGGATTGTACGTTACACCGGGTTTAATTGATATCCATACGCACCATTTTTACGGCACCAACATGGACCAGACGTACATGAATGGACCCAATGCTTTTCCGCCGGATGGTTTTACTTTCCGGAATGGCGTAACTACCGTGGTAGATGCCGGTAGCCCAGGTTGGCGCACCTTCCCCATCTATAAAAAACAAACCATTGATGCTTCTAAAACCCGCGTACTGGCTTTTTTAAATATTTCCGGAGAAGGCATGCGTGGGGGCAATTACGAGCAAAACACCAGCGACATGGATGCTAAATTATCGGCTAATACCGCACGGCAATACAAAGATTACGTGGTAGGTTTTAAAGTAGCCCACTTCGAAGGTCCGGACTGGACTCCCGTAGACCGCGCCGTGGAAGCGGGTAAATTAGCTGGTGGCCTGCCGGTAATGATTGACTTTGGGGGCAGCAACCCTCCTCTTTCTATTGAAGAATTGTTTACCAAACACTTACGCCCCGGCGATATTTACACGCACGCTTTCGGCCAGTTAGCTAGCCGTGAATACATTGTGGATTTAACTACCAAAAAAGTAAAGCCATTTGTGTGGGAAGCCCAGAAACGCGGAATTATATTTGACGTGGGTTACGGCGGAATTAGTTTTGCCTTTTCACAGGCCGTACCCGCCCTGGCTAATAAATTTTATCCTAACACCATCAGCACCGACATTCACATTGGTAGCATGAACGAGGCCATGAAAGATATGCTTACCACCATGTCTAAATTTTTGGCGATGGGCATGGATCTGCAAAGTGTTATTAAAGCCAGCACCTGGACCCCTGCTCAGGTAATTAAACACGAAGAACTAGGTCATTTATCCGTAGGTGCCCCGGCCGACGTGGCGGTATTGGGGGTGCGCAAAGGTAAATTTGGTTTGTTTGATTATACCGGTTATAAAATTGATACCGATAAAAGGCTGGAATGCGAACTTACCGTACGCGACGGCAAAGTAGTATACAATTTAAATGGTATTACTACGCCGGTGGTATTACCCCGGAACGCTCCTGCTTCGCGCCCAACTACGCAATCATCCCGAACACATTAAACGGTAGCGTAAGCCATTTTCTTAAATCAGAACCAACTTCTTAATTAAAAATTTAAAAACTAGATTCAGTTAAGGGGTTGGCTCCTCCAGATTCAGAATAATTGACTTATAAATGTGAACAAGAAAATTTTAGGATACCCACAATGGCAATTATTTCTACTTTTTTAAACCGGGCTTGCTTTCTGGGTGCTTTATTGGCCATTCCCGGATTATGCCTGAGTCAGGATATTAAAGACCCTGAAAAAACTACTCCCAACACGCAGCCTACCAATGCTCCGGCCATTAAACCATTGCGGGCATTACGGCCAGATATTCAAATAAGCCACGTGATGACGGTAGAACCCAAAGCCGTCCGGTTGTTGTATCAAGCCAAAACCGGTGATTTGTGGTATACTACTTTCGATGGCGACGTGTATCAGATAAAAAATAATAAAGATGCTACGCCTGCCAGCCAGAAAGTATTCTCGGCGCAGGAACATGGCATTATCCGTTTGCAGGGAGCTGTTTTTTTAGATAATACCTTGTTTTTATGCGGCAATACAAGTGTAAATAATGGCAAAGGCACTACCGGCCGCATGGTACGCTACGACCTGGGCACTCCGGGCAAGCCTACCATGACGGAAGTATTTAATACCGTAGAATATGGCACCAACAAAACTACCTTCGACCACGGCTGGAACGCCCTGGAAGTAAGCCCCGACGGGAAATACATTTACGTTAACAGCGGGGCCCGTACCGATCACGGCGAGGTACAGGACAACGGCGGGCTTTACCCCAATGCCCGTAATGGCGCTTTAACGGGCAATATCTTCCGCTTTCCAATTTCTGCTAAAAACGTTCTTTTACCCAACGATTTAGTTAAATTAAAAGCCGATGGTTATCTATACGCCGAAGGAATTCGCAATGCTTACGATCTGGCATTTGATGGTGAAGGCAACTTGTTTGGCGTCTCCAACTCCCCGGATTATGATATGCCCGAAGATATGTTCTGGATCCGGGAAGGGCACCATTACGGTTTTCCATGGGTAATGGGCGGCATCGAAAATCCGCAGCAATACCCCGATTGGCAACCAAGTCCGGAAACCGACCCATTCATCAATAAATTTGCGCATGCCTGGCAGGTACGGTATTTCCACAACGACCCTGAATTTCCGAAAAGACCGGAAGGCGTAAAGTTTACCCCCGGCGTACAAAACCTGGGACCAGATGCCAACGAGTACCGCACCAACGCAGGCAAAGTAGTAGACGGTGACCAAACCGGAATTACCATTAGTACGTTTACACCGCACGCTTCGCCGCTGGGTTTGCTTTTTGATAAGAAGAAAGTTTTGGCCAAAGATTTAAAAGGCGATGGTTTTGTAATCCGGTATTCTTTAGGCGCCCGTTCCAGTTTAATGAAACCTTTTACCGAAGAAGGAGCCGATTTATTACACCTGGATTTAACCTATAACAAAGCCGCTGATAATTATTTCGTAAAAACCACTCGCCTGGTAGATGGCTTTAAAGAAGCAAGTGATGCCGTAATGGTGGGCAACGAAGTATATGTAATTGAATACGGCGGCCGGGTAGGCGGCAATCTTTGGAAAATTACTTTACCCAAAGATTCTAAAGCCAAAATAACCGAGTTTGTCAGTCAAAATAACAGCAAATAAGCCTATTAAGATTTTTAATTTATTATATCCGACTTAACAAAGAAATTTAGCTAAACTTTAATCTATGTCCCAGATTTTACCGGATGCAGTTCGGATAAAATCTGGGATTTTTGCTTTTAATAACTAATTGTGTAAACGTTATTCTATAACGAATAGGATCAAATTTCGGCTTAAAGGTTTTTAAATTACCTATGCCTATTTACTATTTTTCTTTGGAGCCTTTTCAAGCCTCCAGGCTGCGGTGCTATCTAGTTTGACAAGCCTAAGTTTGCCTCGTGGCCGGCTGGCCTCGTTTGGCTCTTTCGGGCGGTTTAGCGAACCTTGGCTCACTGCGTTGCGCCATGCTGCTCTGCAGCACCGGAACGCTAAAAGGCCCTCCACAGCCAAACTGGTGTCTTTGCTAGTAGCTACTGTTCTTGAGTTTTAACCAATTAGAGCATCTACTAATTGAGTGCCTGCATAAAATAAGCTAAATGTATTCATCATTCAGGAGGAAACTAGTTAACTACGTAACCAACTAGTTTCCTCCTGAATGATGAATACGATTGAAGGGTTCAATTTAGGAAGCAAATCCATCAGGAAGGCAAACCCATATGAAACGGTAAGCTTTAAAAATTATAATTTTACTAAAATACTATAGTTAATATTCTGGAGGCAACAGTAGCTACTCCCAACAATACCAGTTTGGCTATGGAGCACCTGCTAAGCTTCCGGTACTGCGCATCAGTATTCCGCAGACGGATTCGAGGAAAAAAAAGGATAGCGAGTGCGAGAGAGCCGAACGAGGCCGGCCGGCCACGAGGCAAAACTTGAAATATCAAACCAGATAGCACCCTAGTATGTAGTCTTAAAAAGGCTCCAAAGAATACCTTTTATTCAACTTAATACAGTACTGGATTTATACCACTAAATATCCCCAACTTGCCTGATTTTCAGATCAGAAAACCTCTTTTATGTTTCCTTACAAGTTAAATTTTAATTGAATCAGACCTAAAATCTTGGAATACTTTTGTAAAGAATTACTCTATATTGAAAAAGTTTACTAAAAATTTTACTAAATATAAAGGAGGGCTTTATAATTTGATTACAATTTGATAAATTACGGGTAATCCGTTAACAAATAAACAAACCCAAACCCAATCCTTAATACTCGGCAGGCAACTTCTGCTAACTAGAAGTGAGTTTAAATTTTAAGCATATTTCTACAAAAAGTGGTTTTTATTGCAAATTATACTGCAAATATTACCTATCTTTAGATAAAACTATTACTTTTAAACCATAAACCCATAAAATTTTAACTTGCCCCTTTCTAAAAGTTATGAAAATATGCCAAAAGTCGGAGCCTAACTTTGCAGAACTTACCAAGGAAGAAGTTTTTGAACAATTTTTTAAAAGCTATTACTCCCGGTTAGTTTACTTCGCTTACCAGATTCTGGCGGATAAATCTAAAGCCGAGGACATTGTACAGGAAGCGTTTATTAAATTCTGGGACCACAAAGAAGAGGTTACCATGAATCCGGTGGCTATTAAAAACTTTCTATATTCTACCGTTAAGAATTCCAGCCTGAATATTGTCCGGCATGAAAAGGTAGTAGAAAAATATAAGAGTAATTTTACCCCCGCCGAAGTAGAAGAAACCACTGTAGTTAATTATATTATTCAATCTGAAGTACTGGCTGAAATTCACCAGGCCATTCAAACTTTACCGGAAAGTTGCCAACGCATTTCGCGGATGGGTTATCTGGAAGGCATGAAAAACCACGAGATCGCGGCTACATTAGGCATTTCCATTAACACCGTTAAAACTCAAAAACAACGGGCCATGCAGTTACTCCGTCTGCGGCTTAACCCAGAAACGTTTGCCTTACTGCTGGTTTTATTTGATTATCCATTTTGTTAAGCAAATAGTAGTTATTAGTTATTTAATCAGTAAATACCTGCTAGTTAAATATTTAGCACAACGTATAGGCATTACTTCCTACTTCATAAACTATAACCTTCTCTTGTTAAAAGCAGAAGAAATCATTTGTTTTTCTTTCTTAAATAAATTACAGGAAATTCTTCCCTTCTTTCACCCGAAAAGCTTAGTGGCGTGTCTTTACTTAAACCGATAAAAATTGCTAAATCTCTTCTGTTACTTTAAATTAACACTATATTAATAAGTATTTTTTAAAGATTAATAGTGCCCGGAATTTGTACTAATCGTTTTTTCATCGGCGTAACAAAACAGAAAACAGCATTTAAATAATCAGGAAATTAAATGGGCGAGAACAAACCAATAAAGGATAGGAATTAAATGAGTTCAATTAAAATCTAGCAGGAACAAATTAGTTTTTTATTGTTTGACTCCCCATTTACTCCTTATTTATATTCATTACATTGTAATATTTTACTAAATGTAACCTTAATCAGAAAAGAAATTATTTTACTTTCCTGGATACAGATTAGAAACCAAAATTCATCCATTCAAAAATAAAAATGCCCTCATTTTAAATAGTAGTATGAAACGCAGAGATATTCTTAAAGGCTTGTCCGTTTTGCCAATTAGCGGAGTGGTGGCCGCTAGTCAATCGGCTATGGCGCATTCGGAAGCGCCTTCCGAGTTCGATTTATTAAATTACATGAAGCGCACGGAAAGCCCGGAAATGATGGGACCACTCAAAGCAGGACCCAATATTTATCAATCTATCGGGGTGGAACCTATTATTAATTGCCGCGGAACTTTCACCATTATTGGTGCTTCCGTGGAATTGCCCGAAGTACGGGAAGCCATGGAATATGCCTGTCGTTATTTTGTACAATTAGATGAGTTAGCGCTGGGAGTGGGCAAACGACTTTCAGAAATTACCGGAGCCGAATGGGGTATGGTTTCGTCGGGTTGTGCCGCGGGTATGAAGCACGTTACGGCAGCCTGTGTAACGGGCGGCAATCCGGAAAAATTAATTCGGATTCCGGATTTAGCCGGTTTCGATAAAACCGAAGTAATTATTCCGAAAGACTCCCGCAACGTGTACGACCACGCCATCCGGAACATTGGGGTAAAAATTATAATGGTTGATTCGGAGGATGAACTACGCAGCGCCATTAGCCCACGTACGGCCATGATTTACGCCAACGCCGATGGCTTACCTGCTTCGGGTCCGCTTTCTTTAGAAAGTATTGCCGCCATTGCCAAACCGAAAAACGTTCCAATTCTGGTAGATGCGGCCGCGGAAATGTTAACCATCCCGAACGTACATTTGCAGAAAGGTGCTTCGGTGGTAGCTTACAGCGGTGGTAAAGGTATCCGGGGCCCGCAATGCGCCGGTTTGCTGCTAGGTAAAAAAGACATTTTAATGGCTGCCTGGCAAGCCAGTGCCCCGCACCACGGACCTGGCCGGGATAATAAAGTAGGCCGCGAAGAAGTAAT
Proteins encoded in this region:
- a CDS encoding SusC/RagA family TonB-linked outer membrane protein; the encoded protein is MKLTIMLLTVAFLQVSAKANSQNISISEKNTSLEKVFEIIHKQSGYLFIYNNELLKTAKPVTLNLRAVSLEQALSSILEGQPLTYTLLDKTIIIRAKAAPPKAAILNIDVKGKVQDEKGEPLPGVSIQISGTSQGTVTDASGNFSINVPENASLIFSYIGYANQTVAVNGRVEITVTMAADEKVLNEVVVTALGISREKKALAYSVSEVKGDEFTQARENNLANALTGKIAGVNATGLSTGPGGSSRVIIRGNGSLAGSNTPLYVINGMPLDNSTPGGSATTNGGGTNVDRGDGIAGINPDDIESISVLKGGTAAALYGSRAANGVILITTKKGRAQQGIGVQYNSTFTAENVSVFPDWQYEYGQGLEGRKPADASQAIQTGRWSWGAKIDGSDFIAADGKTHPYVAQKNNIKNFYQTGKTFTNTLAFNGGTEALNFRLSLSDLDSKAILPNSTYDRKNATLSLNSKIGKRITIEGLAQYNNEKAHNRPSAGDATGNPNWTPYMIANTVDMRWLRPGYDANGMETPWNDAGVATNAYFVVNKFQNNDSKNRFIGQASIQFNLLDNLYIKGQVARDFSNYNFESTIPTGTIYTTGSKGEMSQFTNESSETNAMVTANYNTNLSENFGLNVLAGANRRNNYIRSYNLAGNQFIIPFFYTFSNLTNTTQSQSFSETATNSLFGSVDLDYKGFAYLTFTGRNDWFSTLSPKNNSVFYPSVGGSFILSQALQLPRAISLAKLRASWAQVGGGGPNPYQINLSYSMVPSSTVPLQDVTSTTISNQVLGPLTSTTAEVGLDLQFFERRLGLDVTLYNRKTTNDIVSTAISPTSGFENIILNVGEMYNKGIETLITGTPVKTNNFSWNTSYNFAYNKNEVVRLAEGLNTIQMATTVNNYANVNSTVGQPYGVITGYTMARDENNNIIFDPKSGFPVRSPLKQLGNGVAPLTMGLTNEFTYKNFSLNVLLDGKFGNKVFSMMEVYGIRMGLLKMTLPGRENGLEVNGVTPEGAPYSRTVPVKDLRVWYDNYKNYSDVFLHDGSFVKLRQVIFTYNIPANKIPILKLQNASISFVARNLAILYRKTDNFDPESSFTNGNAQGFESFGLPRTRSMGVNFMVRF
- a CDS encoding SusD/RagB family nutrient-binding outer membrane lipoprotein, which translates into the protein MKINSKLSSFIYSLSLCASLCLVTACDDGFEEMNVNPNAYEKVVPEFMFSKALYDGTRNRLGGADGAMQYTTSFNEVAGFGSKYIFLQGSAPYGVFTSAYTNEIQEITDVILSIKDDPNNSNKLAASRIWRAYSFHRVTDLYGDIPYTQAGLGYREGILKPKYDKQEDIYKDMLKELEEATSQFDASKPTFGNADVIYGGNIDKWKKFGYSLMLRLGMRLTKVDPTLAEAWVRKAIAGGVIVNDADIAQVLFVAGGQAINQNPLANSYLSSDYSAANGSTNREGGKYANTFINYLQNNNDPRLRVLSVVWVNGKPDTTAAIQKGMPQNFQTKPADFVTYSEPNPATLLRLDTPVLLMTSAEMNFLLAEAALRSWYTGETPEQLYNNGVRSAMKQWGAWGGAGLISDAQITTYLASHPYNAAGTLEQQMEQIHTQFWASLFPDSQEVFANWRRTGYPALVPNNVPGNATNATIFRRMLYPTIEESLNPENLQEAVNRLGGNTFLTRIWWDK
- a CDS encoding RidA family protein; the encoded protein is MNKTPRRSILKKLLASVAGISGFGLAAKANGLESSEKEAFNITNYQDVPLFSGSTKHGNLIFVAGKGAHFDGDIKAHTEHVLKELETELTKAGSSMQKVLKVNVYLADLNDYKAMNEVYKGKFGSKPPVRTTVATYGGVPGDSLVEMDCIAYV
- a CDS encoding amidohydrolase/deacetylase family metallohydrolase, which produces MLKTLIAALCLLPYTLVFAQNQPYNIVIKGGHVIDPKNNIDSPMDVAITDGKIALVAKNIDAKQGIQVVDAKGLYVTPGLIDIHTHHFYGTNMDQTYMNGPNAFPPDGFTFRNGVTTVVDAGSPGWRTFPIYKKQTIDASKTRVLAFLNISGEGMRGGNYEQNTSDMDAKLSANTARQYKDYVVGFKVAHFEGPDWTPVDRAVEAGKLAGGLPVMIDFGGSNPPLSIEELFTKHLRPGDIYTHAFGQLASREYIVDLTTKKVKPFVWEAQKRGIIFDVGYGGISFAFSQAVPALANKFYPNTISTDIHIGSMNEAMKDMLTTMSKFLAMGMDLQSVIKASTWTPAQVIKHEELGHLSVGAPADVAVLGVRKGKFGLFDYTGYKIDTDKRLECELTVRDGKVVYNLNGITTPVVLPRNAPASRPTTQSSRTH
- a CDS encoding PQQ-dependent sugar dehydrogenase, with protein sequence MAIISTFLNRACFLGALLAIPGLCLSQDIKDPEKTTPNTQPTNAPAIKPLRALRPDIQISHVMTVEPKAVRLLYQAKTGDLWYTTFDGDVYQIKNNKDATPASQKVFSAQEHGIIRLQGAVFLDNTLFLCGNTSVNNGKGTTGRMVRYDLGTPGKPTMTEVFNTVEYGTNKTTFDHGWNALEVSPDGKYIYVNSGARTDHGEVQDNGGLYPNARNGALTGNIFRFPISAKNVLLPNDLVKLKADGYLYAEGIRNAYDLAFDGEGNLFGVSNSPDYDMPEDMFWIREGHHYGFPWVMGGIENPQQYPDWQPSPETDPFINKFAHAWQVRYFHNDPEFPKRPEGVKFTPGVQNLGPDANEYRTNAGKVVDGDQTGITISTFTPHASPLGLLFDKKKVLAKDLKGDGFVIRYSLGARSSLMKPFTEEGADLLHLDLTYNKAADNYFVKTTRLVDGFKEASDAVMVGNEVYVIEYGGRVGGNLWKITLPKDSKAKITEFVSQNNSK
- a CDS encoding RNA polymerase sigma-70 factor, which produces MKICQKSEPNFAELTKEEVFEQFFKSYYSRLVYFAYQILADKSKAEDIVQEAFIKFWDHKEEVTMNPVAIKNFLYSTVKNSSLNIVRHEKVVEKYKSNFTPAEVEETTVVNYIIQSEVLAEIHQAIQTLPESCQRISRMGYLEGMKNHEIAATLGISINTVKTQKQRAMQLLRLRLNPETFALLLVLFDYPFC